One part of the Treponema peruense genome encodes these proteins:
- a CDS encoding glycoside hydrolase family 95 protein, translating to MNKIWYKKAAENWNEAIPVGNGRLGAMVYGRTGHEIIQLNEESVWSRTYTDRNNESAAVSLKEIREMLNLGRVQEAQELVFETFTGLPQTQASYESAGELHLDFYDGEHSGLTGPSSERKNVFDNCSVYRRELDLETAIQTTSFTTKSPRPSTADFSAGQDGATISYSREVFIPAEADVLIVRITATTPKSIYLRARFERDVCSKKYSLAEDTIVMQNTAGIPFAAVLMASSSGGTTTVRGDNLVIESADEVTLYVDVQTAYRNSHYQKKGGNIYRTPSAMASWCADRALKNICFASGASYESLRSQHIAEYSEWYKDIYLSLSKDESEEKEAERNSTEELIAGGSEKASLCELYWNFCRYAMISSVRAPGTLPAFSSGLWFDSQNSYEKKRYSLEEKIPLVTDVCGLGTADKVIFDLCKKIYLNGKKTASKMYSSEGYAAHSQTDIWGDTVPCGSILGDAYKNLGAAFAAIPVQEHFEYTLDTKFLKKNWYLLKEACNFFADYLIPVDEGKKLTLLPSFTDEKDFFVCEQTLSDTKTIAALANAALKAAEALKIPENNSNVVKFRSLLDRLKFADTLGDDSAPKAAFEKPAALLGNNISDLSQMTAGIIDSTFCEGRVLIDLLSAVPKGWNSGSLKGAHLKGNMRADISWKNGVIETARLYTKNGTEFIKDITVCYCGKKYNSQLMDGALDILNVLPSTLAAV from the coding sequence ATGAACAAAATCTGGTATAAAAAAGCAGCAGAAAACTGGAATGAAGCAATTCCGGTAGGAAACGGAAGACTCGGTGCAATGGTTTACGGCCGTACGGGTCACGAAATAATACAGCTTAATGAAGAGTCTGTCTGGTCACGCACCTACACTGACAGAAACAATGAAAGTGCAGCAGTTTCACTAAAGGAAATTCGCGAAATGCTCAATCTTGGCCGCGTTCAGGAAGCGCAGGAACTTGTATTTGAAACATTTACAGGACTTCCGCAGACACAGGCTTCTTATGAAAGCGCCGGAGAACTGCACCTTGACTTTTACGACGGTGAACACAGCGGTCTTACAGGTCCCAGCTCTGAACGCAAAAATGTTTTTGACAACTGTTCAGTTTACAGACGCGAACTAGACCTTGAAACAGCAATTCAGACTACATCCTTTACGACAAAATCACCGCGCCCCAGTACAGCAGACTTTTCCGCAGGACAGGACGGGGCAACAATTTCTTATTCAAGGGAAGTTTTTATTCCGGCAGAAGCCGACGTTCTGATCGTAAGAATCACGGCGACTACACCAAAAAGCATTTACTTAAGGGCAAGATTCGAGCGCGATGTATGTTCAAAAAAATATTCCCTCGCAGAAGACACAATCGTAATGCAGAATACAGCGGGAATTCCGTTTGCAGCAGTGCTTATGGCCTCTTCTTCAGGCGGAACCACGACGGTACGCGGTGACAATCTTGTTATAGAAAGTGCAGATGAAGTTACACTTTACGTAGACGTGCAGACAGCCTACAGAAACAGCCACTACCAGAAAAAAGGCGGAAACATATACAGAACTCCTTCTGCAATGGCGTCGTGGTGTGCTGACCGGGCTTTGAAAAACATCTGTTTTGCTTCGGGAGCTTCATACGAAAGCCTTCGCTCACAGCATATTGCAGAATATTCTGAATGGTACAAAGACATTTACCTTTCCCTTTCAAAAGATGAAAGCGAAGAAAAAGAAGCAGAGCGCAATTCCACAGAAGAACTTATTGCAGGCGGTTCAGAAAAGGCTTCTCTTTGCGAACTTTACTGGAACTTCTGCCGTTACGCAATGATTTCAAGCGTGCGTGCTCCCGGAACACTGCCGGCCTTTTCTTCGGGACTTTGGTTTGACTCACAGAATTCTTACGAGAAAAAAAGGTATTCCCTTGAAGAAAAAATTCCTCTTGTTACAGACGTTTGCGGTTTGGGAACAGCCGACAAGGTAATTTTTGACCTTTGCAAAAAGATTTATCTTAACGGAAAGAAAACGGCTTCAAAGATGTATTCTTCTGAAGGATACGCTGCCCATTCACAGACAGACATCTGGGGCGACACTGTTCCGTGCGGTTCAATACTCGGTGATGCCTACAAAAACCTGGGTGCCGCTTTTGCCGCAATTCCTGTTCAGGAGCATTTTGAATATACGCTCGATACAAAGTTCCTTAAGAAAAACTGGTATCTTCTTAAAGAAGCATGTAACTTTTTTGCAGACTATCTTATTCCGGTTGATGAAGGAAAAAAACTTACACTTCTGCCTTCATTTACTGATGAAAAAGATTTTTTTGTTTGCGAACAGACACTGTCCGATACAAAGACAATTGCTGCCCTTGCAAATGCTGCCCTTAAAGCCGCAGAGGCACTTAAAATTCCCGAAAATAACAGTAACGTTGTTAAATTCCGCTCGCTACTTGACCGCCTGAAGTTTGCCGACACTCTTGGTGATGACAGCGCGCCGAAGGCTGCTTTTGAAAAACCTGCGGCTCTTCTTGGAAACAATATTTCTGATCTTTCGCAGATGACTGCAGGAATAATTGACAGCACTTTCTGCGAAGGACGCGTTCTTATTGATTTGCTTTCTGCTGTTCCGAAAGGATGGAATTCGGGCTCGCTCAAGGGCGCGCATCTTAAGGGAAACATGCGGGCAGACATAAGCTGGAAAAACGGCGTAATCGAAACTGCACGCTTGTACACAAAGAACGGCACCGAGTTTATAAAAGACATTACCGTCTGCTACTGTGGAAAAAAATACAATTCACAGCTCATGGACGGCGCGCTCGATATTCTAAACGTACTGCCCAGTACTCTAGCTGCGGTTTAA
- the pheS gene encoding phenylalanine--tRNA ligase subunit alpha, translated as MTDINNTIKNLHPLETKVLLHYTTGDELTSTRLQSELNYKEGHANQAFSWLSGKQLLAETSRTPHTYFELTDFGRKVAKEGFAEERIVSYLKENGPKRLPEIAAGLGIENKDVGSAFGALSKDGIAAMNADKMAEYTGKPLPERIAVSKALVEKAAASDNAQLDAANLTAAELEVMGGLTKKRGISETPFKTIERETVTYKLTEASKEVAEALKKAGITGNEIGEITPAMLASGEWKKGTFRGYNITIPPARIIPGRTNPYVQFLESVKDKLCSLGFQEFDGPLVETEFWNGDALFMPQFHAARDIHDVYRLKNPTHAKSIEEPYLSNVAAVHRNGGNTGSRGWNYNFDTEFTRRLIMRSQGTVLSAHQLHNAEIPGKYFGIARCFRYDKVDATHLSDFYQTEGIVLGNDVNLKTLLGFLRMFAVEIAGATEVKYVPGYFPFTEPSIEVHIKHPKLGWFELGGSGIFRPEVTKAMGIDVPVLAWGIGIDRMALMALGLNDLRELFCEDIEKVRLRKAKF; from the coding sequence TTGACAGACATTAACAATACAATAAAAAATCTGCACCCTCTTGAAACAAAGGTGCTTCTTCATTATACGACAGGCGACGAACTTACTTCTACTCGCCTTCAGTCAGAGCTCAACTACAAGGAAGGCCATGCTAATCAGGCTTTCAGCTGGCTTTCGGGTAAACAGCTTCTTGCAGAAACTTCAAGAACGCCCCACACTTACTTTGAACTTACCGACTTTGGTCGCAAAGTTGCAAAGGAAGGTTTTGCAGAAGAAAGAATTGTTTCCTATCTTAAGGAAAACGGACCAAAACGCCTTCCCGAAATTGCAGCAGGACTCGGCATAGAAAACAAAGACGTAGGTTCGGCATTCGGAGCGCTCAGTAAAGACGGTATTGCCGCCATGAACGCAGACAAGATGGCCGAATATACAGGAAAGCCTCTTCCCGAAAGAATTGCCGTTTCAAAAGCCCTTGTAGAAAAGGCGGCCGCATCTGACAACGCACAGCTTGACGCAGCAAACCTTACTGCAGCAGAGCTCGAAGTTATGGGCGGGCTTACAAAAAAGCGCGGAATAAGCGAAACTCCGTTCAAAACAATTGAGCGCGAAACAGTTACATACAAACTTACAGAAGCTTCCAAAGAAGTAGCAGAAGCACTTAAAAAAGCAGGAATTACCGGAAACGAAATCGGTGAGATTACACCTGCAATGCTTGCTTCGGGCGAATGGAAAAAGGGAACATTCCGCGGATACAACATCACGATTCCGCCGGCAAGAATTATTCCCGGACGCACAAATCCTTATGTTCAGTTTCTTGAAAGCGTTAAGGACAAACTTTGTTCACTTGGCTTTCAGGAATTTGACGGTCCGCTTGTAGAGACTGAATTCTGGAACGGTGATGCACTGTTTATGCCGCAGTTCCATGCTGCACGCGATATTCACGATGTTTACCGGCTCAAGAACCCGACACATGCAAAGTCAATAGAAGAACCTTATCTTTCAAATGTTGCTGCTGTTCACAGAAACGGCGGAAATACAGGAAGTCGCGGCTGGAACTACAATTTTGACACTGAGTTTACACGCAGACTTATTATGAGAAGCCAGGGAACAGTTCTTTCTGCACACCAGCTTCACAACGCAGAAATTCCGGGAAAATACTTTGGTATTGCAAGATGCTTCCGCTATGACAAGGTAGATGCAACCCACCTGAGTGACTTTTACCAGACAGAAGGCATTGTTCTTGGAAATGACGTTAACTTAAAGACACTTCTGGGCTTTTTGCGCATGTTTGCAGTAGAAATTGCAGGCGCTACAGAAGTAAAATATGTTCCAGGTTACTTCCCGTTTACAGAACCTTCCATAGAAGTTCACATCAAGCATCCAAAACTGGGCTGGTTTGAACTAGGAGGAAGCGGAATCTTCAGACCCGAAGTAACAAAAGCAATGGGAATTGACGTTCCTGTTCTTGCCTGGGGAATCGGAATTGACCGCATGGCCCTTATGGCGCTGGGACTTAACGATCTGCGCGAACTGTTCTGCGAAGATATAGAAAAAGTTCGCCTTAGAAAAGCAAAATTCTAG
- a CDS encoding rhomboid family intramembrane serine protease, whose product MNVLRKPFKYTYFNATLVLFAINAVFFMALRIFPHSVLYLSMSVMGMKMHFYWQPLTYMFVHSGWSHFIFNMLALFCFGHEVERAIGSKEFLLFYLFCGILDGLISVALYSVLGYNILLMGASGAIYALLLAFAVIFPRSIISIWGIFPVPAPVLVAVYAVIEIFSQIFGGGNVAHLTHLAGFALAWLYLRARMGIKPIKIWKDAYRR is encoded by the coding sequence ATGAACGTACTCAGAAAGCCGTTCAAGTATACGTACTTCAATGCCACACTCGTTCTTTTTGCAATCAACGCGGTCTTTTTTATGGCACTCAGGATTTTTCCGCATTCGGTGCTGTACCTGTCAATGTCTGTTATGGGAATGAAAATGCACTTTTACTGGCAGCCGCTTACATACATGTTTGTTCATTCAGGCTGGTCGCATTTTATTTTCAACATGCTGGCTCTGTTCTGCTTTGGTCATGAAGTGGAACGCGCAATAGGTTCAAAAGAATTCCTTCTTTTTTATCTTTTCTGCGGAATACTGGACGGACTTATTTCTGTTGCACTTTATTCTGTTCTCGGATACAACATTCTGCTTATGGGCGCAAGCGGCGCAATTTATGCACTTTTACTTGCCTTTGCCGTTATTTTCCCACGCAGCATAATAAGCATCTGGGGAATTTTTCCTGTACCGGCGCCTGTTCTTGTAGCCGTTTATGCTGTTATAGAAATATTCAGCCAGATTTTCGGCGGCGGAAACGTTGCTCACCTTACACATCTTGCAGGTTTTGCGCTGGCGTGGCTGTACCTTCGTGCAAGAATGGGAATAAAACCGATAAAAATATGGAAAGACGCATACCGCCGTTAA
- the dgcA gene encoding diguanylate cyclase DgcA, translating into MNSEEPQNSSTPPMNTDETIALYERHIYDLQQMLEISKSLCTTLELPALIESIVYIAMAQMRVTGAGIFIFESIDSTMYKLSNNYSGLEIDPAVEYTIPVNCALIEKLGSGTKVFSIESLLEDLPDDGSLHILSSLKPSLVVPLILKNRVNGILVLGERIVFDNDSGKFTDYEKNEISTIASLASVAVNNASLIEQSSTDMMTKLKLKYYFFNVLTDKLDKAFSEDIPLSVVMFDIDFFKKFNDTYGHACGDYVLMTVAKIIKSSIRGEDMASRYGGEEFTVMLYNANRSEAIAVAERIRKNIEKNDFYYQGQHMQVTISGGISIFSAETNPVTSAKVLVDQADRALYLSKRNGRNRVTCAAPGTNSESEEAK; encoded by the coding sequence ATGAATTCTGAAGAACCCCAAAACAGCAGCACACCTCCAATGAACACTGATGAAACAATCGCACTGTATGAAAGGCATATTTACGATCTTCAGCAGATGCTTGAAATATCAAAGTCACTCTGCACCACTCTGGAACTGCCGGCTTTGATAGAGTCAATCGTTTATATAGCAATGGCGCAGATGCGTGTCACCGGAGCCGGAATCTTTATTTTTGAAAGCATTGACAGTACAATGTACAAACTTTCAAACAATTACAGCGGTCTTGAAATTGACCCTGCAGTTGAATACACAATTCCCGTGAACTGCGCCCTTATCGAAAAGCTTGGCAGCGGAACAAAAGTATTTTCTATAGAGTCACTTCTTGAAGACCTTCCCGATGACGGATCGCTTCATATTCTTTCATCATTAAAACCGTCACTGGTTGTTCCGCTTATTCTAAAAAACCGCGTAAACGGAATTCTTGTTCTTGGTGAACGCATTGTGTTTGACAATGACAGCGGAAAATTCACCGACTATGAGAAAAATGAAATTTCTACAATCGCATCACTGGCTTCTGTTGCCGTAAACAACGCGTCTCTTATTGAACAGTCATCTACCGACATGATGACAAAACTCAAACTCAAGTATTATTTCTTTAACGTTCTTACAGACAAACTGGACAAGGCTTTTTCAGAAGATATTCCGCTGAGTGTGGTAATGTTTGACATTGATTTCTTCAAAAAATTCAACGACACGTATGGACATGCCTGCGGAGACTACGTTCTGATGACAGTTGCAAAAATCATCAAATCCAGCATAAGGGGTGAAGACATGGCTTCACGCTACGGCGGCGAAGAATTTACCGTTATGCTCTACAATGCAAACCGTTCCGAAGCAATAGCCGTAGCAGAAAGAATCCGCAAGAATATAGAAAAGAATGACTTTTACTACCAGGGACAGCACATGCAGGTTACTATCTCGGGCGGAATTTCAATTTTTTCTGCAGAAACAAATCCCGTTACTTCGGCAAAAGTTCTTGTTGACCAGGCAGACCGCGCGCTTTATCTTTCAAAAAGAAACGGCCGCAACCGCGTAACATGTGCCGCCCCCGGAACAAATTCGGAATCAGAGGAAGCCAAATGA
- a CDS encoding DUF5312 family protein gives MSILSRISDFFQSVFKSSAPDVKKRMAIRKIENDLKVMAPKLYKNGLILENFAEALRIMFINTKPVQNILAETLCSDEMEHNRIYEEQLLLTGFDYDTQKEIESLSYENRKAAALEAKSLSRYFDSEHKKLESIVRQLNTPEFIRIDGVLNRIKQLNDICRYSYMTALRLFDPGFSGADGYKPLFQPVLPDLMETSLLDLYYVVADMDISNSVYHALVALLNLRNRGNITEKQTLSLQENLKKIQGLLKHVFTKDILIALIRIAKSDTEFIPVKATYNGNSRQKYADYLEERFRVDESRLKTDIQDATISSEMRTLFGDTPMVNVSGYSNDLNSQLLHSTPFSFTWVLPMQILKTFDKIFYEDHTKALLNDIVIEGFFNNPNYKTDFSSIVFTCNETSERIAAFEKMFTRGNEYDEVNISSLIHDSHKDSSFATTLRTMIEKINAQAKSIIQSEVNSFHHLYKIIQDIELESKKPSSDEIANLKVLTMSSRNRDNFETMEAQTDQWKIFLDIMKNYVIIGSIEKK, from the coding sequence ATGTCGATTCTGAGCAGAATCTCCGATTTTTTTCAGTCAGTTTTCAAATCCTCAGCCCCGGACGTAAAGAAACGCATGGCCATACGCAAAATCGAAAATGATTTGAAAGTTATGGCACCAAAGCTTTACAAAAACGGACTGATTCTGGAAAATTTTGCAGAAGCTCTGCGCATAATGTTCATCAACACAAAACCTGTTCAGAATATTCTTGCAGAAACACTGTGTTCCGACGAAATGGAACACAACAGAATCTACGAAGAGCAGCTTCTTCTTACAGGATTTGACTACGATACCCAGAAAGAGATAGAAAGCCTTTCCTATGAAAACAGAAAAGCCGCTGCCCTCGAAGCAAAATCACTTTCGCGCTACTTTGACAGCGAACACAAAAAACTTGAATCCATAGTAAGGCAGTTGAACACTCCAGAATTCATAAGAATAGACGGTGTACTCAACAGAATAAAACAGCTCAATGACATCTGCCGCTACAGTTACATGACGGCACTGAGACTATTTGACCCGGGGTTCAGCGGAGCAGACGGATACAAGCCTTTGTTCCAGCCTGTGCTTCCTGACCTTATGGAAACTTCGCTTCTGGACCTTTATTATGTTGTTGCAGACATGGATATTTCAAATTCAGTATACCATGCGCTTGTGGCACTTTTAAATCTCAGAAACCGCGGCAATATTACAGAAAAACAGACCCTTTCACTCCAGGAAAACCTCAAGAAAATCCAGGGGCTTTTGAAACACGTCTTTACAAAAGATATTCTTATTGCACTTATACGCATTGCAAAGTCAGACACTGAATTTATTCCGGTTAAGGCAACCTACAACGGAAACTCACGCCAGAAATATGCCGACTACCTTGAAGAACGGTTCAGGGTAGATGAGTCCCGCCTTAAAACAGATATTCAGGATGCAACAATAAGCAGCGAAATGCGCACACTGTTCGGTGACACTCCTATGGTAAATGTGTCGGGTTACAGCAACGACCTTAACAGCCAGCTTCTTCACAGCACGCCCTTTTCGTTTACCTGGGTTCTTCCGATGCAGATTCTCAAAACTTTTGACAAAATTTTTTACGAAGACCACACAAAAGCGCTTCTTAACGATATAGTTATAGAAGGTTTTTTCAACAACCCCAACTACAAAACAGATTTTTCTTCTATAGTGTTTACCTGCAACGAAACTTCAGAACGCATTGCGGCTTTTGAAAAAATGTTTACCCGTGGAAACGAATATGACGAAGTGAATATTTCAAGTCTTATCCATGACAGCCACAAAGACAGTTCCTTTGCAACAACACTCCGCACAATGATAGAAAAAATCAATGCACAGGCAAAAAGCATTATTCAGTCCGAAGTAAATTCATTCCACCATCTTTATAAAATTATTCAGGATATAGAACTCGAAAGCAAAAAACCTTCGTCCGATGAAATCGCCAATCTTAAAGTTCTGACCATGTCATCCAGAAACCGTGACAACTTTGAGACAATGGAAGCCCAGACAGACCAATGGAAAATTTTTCTTGATATAATGAAAAATTATGTTATAATCGGGAGCATTGAAAAAAAATAA
- the dusB gene encoding tRNA dihydrouridine synthase DusB — translation MVFYHSVKIGNVELDGNLFLAPIAGYSDRAFRSLCVECGAAMCTTEMVSAEALTRGSLKTEELMERSPSEKVYAVQIFGGNADVMERAAVMVLEKTDCDCIDINGGCPVPKITKTGAGSMLTREPERLYAIVSSVKKASLEYTAAHPERGLVPVTIKIRSGWDSNSITWKEAAAAALEAGADAITIHARTRAQGYAGNADWDIQRQLVEFVNGRIPVFGSGDAHSPETALRMFEQTGVDGVMFARGAMGDPFLFKRTIQYLTEGRYDKETVKERLTAGFRELEINAEEKGERIACTQMRKKFCAYSGGIPGGARLRTQVVAASTVQDYKRIFAPYLV, via the coding sequence ATGGTTTTTTATCATTCGGTTAAGATTGGTAATGTTGAACTTGACGGCAATCTCTTTCTTGCGCCTATTGCAGGCTACAGTGACAGGGCGTTCCGTTCGCTTTGTGTTGAATGCGGCGCTGCAATGTGCACGACAGAGATGGTTTCTGCAGAAGCGCTTACCCGCGGTTCCCTCAAGACAGAAGAACTTATGGAGCGCTCACCGTCAGAAAAAGTATATGCTGTCCAGATTTTCGGAGGCAATGCCGATGTCATGGAACGCGCCGCAGTTATGGTGCTTGAAAAAACAGACTGCGACTGCATAGACATAAACGGCGGCTGTCCTGTTCCAAAAATTACAAAAACAGGAGCCGGCAGTATGCTTACACGCGAACCCGAGCGGCTGTACGCAATTGTATCTTCTGTAAAAAAAGCATCGCTTGAATACACTGCGGCCCACCCTGAACGCGGCTTGGTTCCTGTTACGATAAAAATCAGAAGCGGCTGGGATTCAAATTCAATTACATGGAAAGAAGCCGCTGCTGCAGCCCTTGAAGCCGGTGCCGACGCAATTACAATCCACGCAAGAACACGCGCTCAGGGTTATGCCGGAAACGCTGACTGGGACATACAACGACAGCTTGTTGAGTTTGTAAACGGCCGCATTCCTGTATTCGGCAGCGGCGATGCACACAGTCCCGAAACTGCACTGCGTATGTTTGAACAGACCGGTGTTGACGGCGTAATGTTTGCGCGCGGTGCCATGGGAGACCCGTTTCTCTTCAAAAGAACAATACAGTACCTTACCGAAGGCCGCTATGACAAAGAGACGGTAAAAGAAAGACTTACTGCAGGCTTCAGAGAACTTGAAATCAATGCAGAAGAAAAGGGCGAGCGCATTGCCTGCACGCAGATGAGAAAAAAATTCTGTGCATACAGCGGTGGAATTCCCGGCGGTGCAAGACTCAGAACTCAGGTTGTTGCAGCATCCACTGTTCAGGACTACAAGCGCATTTTTGCTCCGTACCTTGTATAA
- a CDS encoding TatD family hydrolase, whose translation MQFFDTHAHIGLIYDDPIEQFRVIQQAKQAGVTRIVSINNSLHDFKKEYKILSSKKEIYHAVGVAPSEVTSPGADWIHTIEESAKLPNVVAIGETGLDYYKQYGDKRSQIELFITQLELAQKFELPVIIHNRDAGKDIFEILQDRLPEKGAIFHCYSEDADYAKKCLDAGMNVYFSFAGNLTYRNARNLHETVLNVPLDRILIETESPFMIPAEFRDKKRTMPAYLTSTAKFLSEILEMDQEALAKQLWTNSCKIFNLPE comes from the coding sequence ATGCAGTTTTTTGATACTCACGCCCACATAGGGTTGATCTATGACGACCCTATTGAACAGTTTCGTGTTATTCAGCAGGCAAAACAGGCAGGAGTAACACGCATAGTCAGCATTAACAACAGCCTTCACGACTTCAAAAAGGAATACAAAATTCTCTCTTCAAAAAAGGAAATTTATCATGCCGTAGGAGTTGCCCCGTCAGAAGTGACATCTCCCGGTGCTGACTGGATTCATACAATAGAAGAAAGTGCAAAACTTCCCAACGTTGTCGCCATTGGAGAAACCGGACTGGACTATTACAAACAGTACGGTGACAAGCGCAGCCAGATTGAACTTTTTATAACACAGCTTGAACTCGCACAGAAATTTGAACTGCCGGTTATTATTCACAACAGGGACGCCGGAAAAGATATTTTTGAAATTCTTCAGGACAGACTTCCCGAGAAGGGCGCAATCTTTCACTGTTACAGCGAAGATGCCGACTATGCAAAAAAATGTCTCGACGCCGGAATGAACGTATACTTCTCTTTCGCCGGAAACCTGACTTACCGCAACGCACGCAACCTGCACGAAACGGTTCTTAATGTTCCGCTCGACAGAATTCTTATAGAAACAGAAAGTCCGTTTATGATTCCCGCTGAATTCCGTGACAAAAAACGCACTATGCCGGCTTACCTTACATCAACGGCAAAGTTTCTTTCGGAAATTCTCGAAATGGATCAGGAAGCACTGGCAAAACAGCTCTGGACCAACAGCTGCAAGATTTTTAATCTCCCGGAATAA
- a CDS encoding MetQ/NlpA family ABC transporter substrate-binding protein — MKKIIAFVAAAAVSAAVFAQNGKALKIGATPVPHAEMLNLVKDDLAAQGVDINVIEMTDYVILNDALESGELDANFDQHIPYMESTNKEKGYHLVNAGGIHIEPIALYSKKVSKLEDLKKKARIAIPNDPTNGGRALLLLQSAGLITLREGSGITATTLDIVKNPRKIKITEIDAASLPLTLKDVDAAVINGNYAIPAGLSAAKDGLFIEGKDSPYVNIIAVKAGNEKDPRVVALVKALQSEKIREYIQKNFPNGEVVSAF, encoded by the coding sequence ATGAAAAAAATTATTGCTTTTGTTGCAGCGGCAGCAGTTTCGGCCGCAGTTTTTGCCCAGAACGGAAAGGCTCTTAAAATCGGAGCAACACCTGTTCCACATGCAGAAATGCTCAATCTTGTCAAGGATGATCTTGCAGCACAGGGTGTAGACATTAACGTAATCGAAATGACAGACTACGTTATTCTTAACGACGCACTCGAAAGTGGTGAACTGGATGCAAACTTTGACCAGCACATTCCTTACATGGAATCAACAAACAAGGAAAAGGGATACCATCTTGTTAATGCCGGCGGAATTCACATTGAACCGATTGCACTTTATTCAAAGAAAGTTTCAAAGCTCGAAGATCTCAAGAAAAAGGCAAGAATTGCAATTCCGAATGATCCGACAAACGGCGGACGTGCACTTCTTCTTCTTCAGTCTGCAGGACTCATTACTCTGCGTGAAGGTTCAGGAATCACCGCTACAACACTTGATATCGTAAAGAATCCGCGCAAGATTAAGATTACAGAAATTGATGCAGCTTCGCTTCCTCTTACACTTAAGGATGTAGATGCAGCAGTAATCAACGGAAACTACGCGATTCCGGCTGGACTGAGCGCTGCAAAGGACGGACTCTTTATAGAAGGAAAAGACTCTCCTTATGTAAACATCATCGCTGTCAAGGCAGGAAACGAAAAGGACCCGCGTGTTGTTGCTCTTGTAAAGGCACTTCAGAGCGAAAAGATCCGTGAGTACATCCAGAAGAACTTCCCTAATGGAGAAGTTGTAAGCGCATTCTGA